In Caproicibacterium amylolyticum, a genomic segment contains:
- a CDS encoding DNA polymerase, with protein MKTLSIDIETYSGTDLAKSGVYRYSESPNFEVLLFGYSVDNSNVHVIDLASGEALPYEIRNALIDDSVRKWAHNAQFERVCLSRYLGQWLKPDAWRCTMVWSAYLGLPLSLEGAALVAGAEKQKLSEGKELVRYFCSPCKPTKANGGRTRNLPGHALEKWERFKAYNLRDVETEMAIAQRFSKFPVPEEEWKNYALDQKINDRGIRLDMDLVQKAICCDRRSKAQLTKTMRELTDLENPNSVVQMKTWLAKNGMDTDTLGKAAVTELLKTAPEYLGEVLTLRQDLAKSSVKKYTAMENAVCSDGRTRGLLQFYGANRTGRFAGRLIQVQNLPQNHMPDLSQARLLVKSGNFEALEFLYDSVPAVLSELIRTAFVPKPGCKFIVSDFSAIEARVISWLAGETWRNEVFATHGKIYEASASQMFRVPMGEITKGSLLRQKGKIAELALGYGGSVGALKAMGALDMGLSEEELPSLVAAWRSANPNIVRLWWDVDRAAATAVQKESSAQTHGIRFFYQSGFLFITLFPGRRLAYVKPRIEPNRFGNGSVTYEGIGATKKWERIESYGPKFVENIVQAISRDILCHAMRRLNDAGFPIVMHVHDEVVIEAPSSVDKEIVCRLMGETPPWAPGLLLRADGYECPFYRKD; from the coding sequence ATGAAAACACTTTCCATCGACATTGAAACCTACAGCGGTACAGACCTCGCCAAAAGCGGGGTCTACCGTTATAGTGAATCACCGAATTTTGAAGTGTTGCTCTTTGGTTATAGTGTGGACAACAGTAATGTTCATGTGATTGACCTCGCTTCCGGCGAAGCCCTACCGTATGAAATTCGTAATGCTCTGATTGACGATTCCGTCCGAAAATGGGCGCACAACGCGCAGTTTGAGCGCGTCTGCCTGTCCCGCTATCTGGGTCAATGGCTAAAACCTGATGCATGGAGATGCACAATGGTGTGGTCCGCCTATCTCGGCCTGCCGCTCTCGCTGGAAGGCGCGGCTCTGGTCGCGGGCGCGGAGAAACAGAAACTTTCCGAAGGCAAGGAACTTGTCCGGTATTTCTGTTCCCCCTGCAAACCCACCAAGGCAAACGGCGGCAGGACAAGGAATCTACCAGGCCATGCTCTGGAGAAATGGGAACGGTTCAAAGCATATAACCTCCGCGACGTGGAAACTGAAATGGCAATTGCGCAGCGGTTCTCAAAGTTTCCCGTGCCGGAGGAAGAGTGGAAAAATTACGCTCTCGATCAGAAGATCAATGACCGGGGTATCCGTCTAGACATGGATTTGGTTCAGAAAGCCATCTGCTGCGACCGACGGTCAAAGGCACAGCTTACAAAAACCATGCGGGAACTCACCGATCTGGAGAACCCCAACTCGGTCGTCCAGATGAAGACATGGCTCGCCAAAAACGGGATGGATACCGACACGCTGGGTAAGGCGGCAGTCACGGAACTGCTGAAAACAGCGCCAGAATACCTTGGTGAGGTGCTGACACTCAGGCAGGACCTTGCCAAGAGCAGCGTAAAAAAATACACAGCGATGGAAAATGCGGTCTGCTCCGACGGCAGGACAAGAGGCCTTCTGCAGTTCTACGGCGCTAACCGAACCGGCCGGTTCGCTGGTAGGCTCATCCAGGTTCAGAATCTGCCGCAGAACCACATGCCAGATCTTTCACAGGCACGGCTGCTTGTGAAATCCGGCAACTTTGAAGCGCTGGAATTTCTCTATGATTCTGTGCCCGCCGTGCTTTCGGAGCTCATTCGCACCGCCTTCGTGCCAAAACCCGGATGCAAATTCATCGTGTCCGATTTCAGCGCGATTGAAGCGCGTGTCATTTCCTGGCTCGCCGGGGAAACCTGGCGCAACGAGGTGTTCGCCACCCATGGCAAAATTTACGAAGCGTCGGCAAGCCAAATGTTCCGTGTCCCCATGGGAGAAATTACAAAAGGCAGTCTGCTCCGGCAAAAAGGCAAAATTGCGGAGCTTGCACTGGGTTACGGCGGTTCGGTCGGCGCGCTGAAAGCAATGGGCGCGCTTGACATGGGGCTTTCCGAAGAGGAGCTGCCGTCACTGGTGGCGGCATGGCGGAGCGCCAATCCGAACATTGTACGGCTCTGGTGGGACGTGGATCGGGCGGCAGCCACGGCGGTGCAGAAAGAAAGTTCAGCACAGACCCATGGCATTCGTTTTTTCTATCAGAGTGGCTTTCTGTTCATTACGCTTTTTCCCGGCCGGCGGCTCGCCTATGTCAAACCGCGTATCGAGCCGAACCGCTTCGGAAACGGCTCGGTCACCTACGAAGGGATTGGTGCAACCAAGAAATGGGAGCGTATCGAAAGCTACGGGCCCAAATTCGTGGAAAATATCGTGCAGGCGATCAGCCGAGACATTCTCTGCCACGCAATGCGTCGGCTGAACGACGCGGGCTTTCCCATCGTGATGCACGTTCATGACGAGGTAGTCATAGAAGCGCCGTCCAGCGTGGACAAGGAAATCGTTTGCCGTCTGATGGGAGAAACACCGCCATGGGCACCCGGCCTTCTGCTCCGTGCCGACGGGTACGAGTGTCCATTCTATAGAAAGGATTGA
- a CDS encoding DUF2815 family protein, producing MSNTANGANSTPANNPMKVITGVVRLSYANCWEPKSINGGAEKYSVSLIIPKSDTKTIAAINAAVDAAIEEGKGKFGGKVPNKAALKLPLRDGDIDRPDDEAYADSYFVNANSNTAPQIVNKQVEPILDRSEVYSGVYARVSVNFYAFNSNGNRGIACGLGNIQKIRDGEPLGGRTNAADDFDTDVDDDFLS from the coding sequence ATGTCAAACACCGCAAACGGAGCCAACTCAACTCCCGCAAATAACCCCATGAAGGTCATCACCGGTGTCGTCCGCCTGTCTTATGCGAATTGCTGGGAACCGAAATCTATCAATGGCGGCGCGGAAAAGTACAGCGTCAGTCTGATCATCCCAAAATCAGATACCAAAACCATCGCGGCCATCAACGCCGCTGTGGACGCCGCCATTGAAGAAGGCAAGGGTAAGTTCGGCGGTAAGGTTCCGAACAAAGCCGCCCTCAAACTGCCTTTGCGCGATGGTGACATTGACCGTCCGGATGACGAGGCCTACGCCGACAGCTATTTTGTCAACGCAAACAGCAACACCGCACCCCAAATCGTAAACAAGCAGGTGGAACCCATCCTCGACCGTTCGGAGGTTTACTCCGGCGTATACGCAAGGGTGTCTGTCAACTTCTATGCTTTCAATTCCAACGGAAACAGGGGGATTGCCTGCGGACTGGGAAACATCCAAAAAATTCGCGACGGCGAACCACTCGGCGGACGCACCAACGCGGCGGATGATTTTGACACCGATGTCGACGACGATTTTCTGTCATGA
- a CDS encoding DUF2800 domain-containing protein, with protein MSGHAILSASGAHRWMTCTPSARLELEFEDNSGEAAAEGTAAHALAEHKLRKALKLRSKKPMSKYDSDEMDICTDDYVGFVLETVAQANLSCPDPLVLIEQKLDFSKYVPDGFGTGDCVVIADGTLHIVDFKYGQGVLVNAEDNPQMKLYALGVLELFDGIYDIDAVSMTIFQPRRENVSTCTVFKEALYQWAEEILKPTAALAYDGGGEYAPGEHCQFCRAAVKCRARAESKLKLAVLEFALPPLLSDEEIAEVLASIGDLTNWANEIMAYATDTAVNHGKQWPGFKVVEGRSNRKYSNEESVAEAAKAAGYRDIYRQSLITITEMEKLLGKPRFNEVLGGLIAKPPGKPTLVPLSDKRPAMNLSSAKNDFTEE; from the coding sequence ATGAGCGGTCACGCGATTCTATCCGCTTCCGGCGCCCACCGTTGGATGACCTGCACTCCATCCGCGCGTCTGGAACTGGAATTTGAAGACAACAGCGGAGAAGCCGCCGCCGAAGGAACAGCGGCACATGCGCTTGCGGAACACAAACTGCGAAAAGCCCTTAAACTTCGCTCCAAAAAGCCGATGTCCAAATACGATTCTGATGAGATGGACATCTGTACGGACGATTATGTGGGGTTTGTATTGGAAACAGTTGCTCAGGCTAACTTGTCTTGCCCCGACCCACTGGTGCTCATTGAGCAGAAGTTGGATTTCTCCAAATATGTACCGGATGGCTTCGGTACCGGAGACTGCGTGGTCATTGCGGACGGGACGCTCCACATTGTGGATTTTAAGTATGGCCAGGGCGTTCTTGTGAATGCCGAAGACAATCCACAGATGAAACTGTACGCACTTGGCGTACTGGAACTCTTCGACGGCATTTACGACATCGATGCGGTGTCCATGACCATTTTCCAACCCCGCCGTGAGAACGTCAGTACCTGCACGGTATTCAAAGAAGCACTTTATCAGTGGGCGGAAGAGATACTGAAACCAACTGCAGCGCTGGCATATGACGGCGGCGGCGAATACGCCCCCGGTGAGCATTGCCAGTTTTGCCGGGCGGCGGTCAAATGCCGTGCGAGAGCGGAATCCAAGCTGAAACTGGCGGTGCTTGAATTTGCCCTTCCGCCGCTGCTTTCCGATGAGGAAATCGCAGAGGTGCTTGCTTCCATCGGTGACCTGACAAACTGGGCGAATGAAATTATGGCTTACGCCACCGACACCGCCGTAAATCATGGAAAGCAATGGCCCGGCTTCAAGGTGGTTGAAGGACGCTCCAATCGCAAATATTCCAATGAGGAATCTGTTGCAGAAGCGGCAAAGGCAGCGGGCTACCGCGATATCTATAGGCAAAGCCTCATCACCATCACCGAAATGGAGAAGCTGTTGGGCAAACCCAGATTCAATGAAGTCCTTGGCGGCTTGATCGCCAAGCCCCCCGGTAAACCGACGCTCGTTCCACTTTCGGATAAGCGCCCGGCTATGAATTTATCCAGTGCAAAAAATGATTTTACGGAGGAATAA
- a CDS encoding rRNA biogenesis protein rrp5, which yields MEITKLLLNVVFDLRKLADSVQAIATAMADTGPAEQVQPESPVPAVKPKLTEKTVTLEKVRAVLADKSHDGFTAEVRALLEKHGAKKLSEIEPVNYAALLSDAEELK from the coding sequence ATGGAAATAACCAAACTGCTTCTGAATGTAGTATTTGACCTGCGGAAACTGGCCGACAGCGTACAGGCTATCGCAACCGCGATGGCAGATACTGGACCTGCCGAGCAAGTCCAACCAGAAAGCCCGGTTCCGGCAGTGAAACCGAAACTGACAGAAAAAACAGTCACGCTGGAAAAGGTTCGTGCGGTACTTGCGGACAAAAGTCATGACGGGTTCACTGCCGAGGTTCGGGCACTGCTTGAAAAGCACGGTGCAAAGAAGCTCAGTGAGATTGAACCGGTCAACTACGCCGCTCTGCTCTCAGATGCGGAGGAACTGAAATGA
- a CDS encoding RNA polymerase sigma factor: MSKKYKTGRANRMSYIYYTSDGSKITLTPGKNGVAEADIELLHTMDDNEVDERRRFEYHTTHFDVGCDNAIPDDYYNFLSDNHADPENILLGKEDECDYQSQLKNLHRAMESLQPRQLELFRKVYVDRRTNTDIAAEEGVTEAAIRSRLKKMHEKLRKFFP, encoded by the coding sequence ATGTCAAAGAAATATAAAACCGGCAGGGCGAACCGCATGAGTTACATCTATTACACATCTGACGGGTCGAAAATCACTCTCACGCCCGGCAAGAATGGCGTTGCCGAAGCGGATATCGAGCTGCTCCACACTATGGATGACAATGAAGTGGACGAGCGGCGCCGCTTTGAGTACCACACTACGCACTTTGACGTCGGCTGTGACAATGCGATTCCAGATGATTATTACAATTTTCTGTCCGACAACCACGCTGATCCCGAAAATATTCTTCTGGGAAAAGAAGACGAGTGTGATTACCAATCTCAGCTTAAAAATCTACACAGGGCGATGGAATCCTTACAGCCGCGGCAGTTAGAGCTTTTTCGCAAGGTGTATGTTGATCGGCGCACCAACACGGACATTGCCGCCGAAGAAGGCGTGACCGAGGCTGCCATCCGTAGTCGGTTGAAAAAGATGCATGAAAAGCTGCGCAAATTTTTTCCCTGA
- a CDS encoding helix-turn-helix domain-containing protein encodes MSRKKYTVETLAERSLASTKTIQRMRNDENYTPKLGTVVAVCIGLQLHPILSGDLIKKSGLAFKYTEEHTAYQFILSTHFRSSIYECNKKLACCGFKSIGREE; translated from the coding sequence ATGAGCCGAAAGAAGTACACTGTGGAGACGCTGGCGGAGCGTTCTTTGGCAAGCACAAAAACCATTCAGAGAATGCGCAACGACGAAAACTACACGCCGAAACTTGGAACCGTTGTGGCCGTCTGCATTGGTCTACAGCTTCACCCTATTCTGAGCGGAGACCTAATTAAAAAATCGGGATTGGCATTTAAATATACAGAAGAGCATACTGCCTATCAATTTATCTTGTCAACTCACTTTCGAAGCTCCATTTATGAGTGCAATAAAAAGCTTGCATGCTGCGGTTTCAAATCGATTGGAAGAGAAGAATAA
- a CDS encoding type I restriction-modification system subunit M, protein MTDKKVIDAMWDDAPIDVSTEVNFIWSIANKLRGPYQSDKYKDVIIPMTIIRRFECALAPTKKAVVDKFKADPNYPAKAMYRVSTYQFYNTSEFDLAELVNDADHLAANFKNYIQSFSANVQEILLSAEKGLDFYKQIDKMDKNNRLLSVVKAFSELDLNPRTIDNVKMGYIFEELIRKFSENAEAGDHYTGRDIIKAMVNILLAEGCDDIFDDGKVITILDQACGTGGMLSTSYNFIKRYNPSADVRLFGQEINPESYAMCLSEMLIKGQNSENICYQDTMKADCFKGTAMRFVIENPPFGTAWGGKDAAEGVETAVNDEYKKGFDGRWGAGLPGSGDMQMLFLQSAIDKMDKYNGRAAIIQNGSPLFSGGTASGESQIRRWLLQSDLIEAIIALPNDLFYNTGIATYIWVLSKNKRTERTGKIQLIDASGIYHKLRKALGNKKNEIAPEDRSTITRLYADFKENELCKIYDNEEFIYREYTVMQPLQRSYAITEECIQQMLSKGALSSLYDEGKVSELENSEEELSGKDVKKLEDYQNNKPVFDGIVAALEAAVSEEVYLSPAAFLPVLTQVLSSSNADNKLIEKIADGLSVMDKNAEIQRDKKGEIIYDKESKDTEIVKFEEDIDTYMAREVLPHIPDAKAFFEENLAAKKPVIKTGAEIPFTRYFYKYQQPTPSEELEERFTTLEQSVNDRVAKLFD, encoded by the coding sequence ATGACTGACAAAAAAGTAATTGACGCAATGTGGGACGACGCGCCCATTGATGTATCTACAGAAGTGAACTTTATCTGGTCCATCGCCAACAAGTTGCGTGGCCCGTACCAGAGCGACAAGTATAAAGATGTTATTATTCCTATGACAATCATTCGTCGTTTTGAATGCGCCCTCGCACCCACCAAGAAGGCAGTCGTGGACAAGTTTAAAGCAGACCCGAACTATCCGGCAAAGGCGATGTACCGCGTTTCTACCTATCAGTTCTATAATACCAGTGAGTTTGACCTTGCGGAACTGGTGAACGACGCAGACCACCTTGCCGCCAATTTCAAAAACTACATTCAATCTTTCTCTGCTAATGTGCAGGAAATTCTGCTGTCCGCTGAAAAAGGTCTGGACTTCTATAAGCAGATTGACAAGATGGACAAGAATAACCGCTTGCTCAGTGTTGTAAAGGCATTCTCCGAGCTCGACCTGAACCCGCGCACCATCGACAATGTAAAGATGGGATATATTTTTGAAGAGCTTATCCGTAAATTCTCTGAAAATGCCGAAGCTGGCGACCACTACACCGGCAGGGATATCATCAAGGCAATGGTCAACATTCTGCTGGCGGAAGGATGCGACGATATCTTTGACGACGGCAAGGTTATCACAATTTTAGACCAAGCCTGCGGAACCGGCGGCATGCTTTCCACGAGCTACAACTTTATCAAGCGCTATAACCCCTCCGCCGATGTCCGGCTCTTTGGGCAGGAAATCAACCCGGAATCCTATGCAATGTGCCTTTCCGAAATGCTCATCAAGGGTCAGAACTCCGAGAACATCTGTTATCAAGACACCATGAAAGCCGACTGCTTCAAAGGGACGGCGATGCGTTTCGTTATTGAAAATCCTCCATTCGGTACAGCTTGGGGTGGCAAGGATGCTGCCGAGGGTGTTGAGACAGCGGTAAATGACGAATACAAGAAAGGCTTTGACGGACGCTGGGGTGCGGGGCTTCCCGGTTCCGGTGATATGCAGATGCTGTTCTTACAGTCTGCAATCGATAAAATGGACAAGTATAACGGACGTGCCGCCATCATTCAAAACGGCAGTCCTCTGTTTTCTGGTGGCACTGCTTCTGGCGAGAGCCAGATTCGCCGCTGGTTACTGCAAAGTGACCTGATTGAAGCGATTATTGCATTGCCGAATGACCTCTTTTACAATACCGGCATTGCTACATATATTTGGGTACTTTCGAAAAACAAACGCACCGAACGCACAGGCAAAATTCAGCTCATTGACGCTTCGGGCATTTATCATAAACTACGCAAGGCATTGGGCAACAAGAAAAACGAGATTGCCCCGGAAGACCGCTCCACCATCACACGGCTGTATGCAGACTTCAAGGAAAACGAGCTGTGCAAAATCTATGATAACGAGGAATTCATCTACCGTGAATATACCGTGATGCAGCCCTTACAGCGTAGCTATGCCATTACCGAGGAATGCATCCAGCAGATGCTTTCCAAAGGCGCGCTCAGTTCTTTATATGACGAGGGCAAAGTCAGCGAACTGGAAAATTCCGAAGAAGAACTGTCTGGCAAGGATGTAAAGAAGCTGGAGGATTATCAGAACAACAAACCTGTGTTTGATGGCATCGTTGCCGCGCTGGAAGCCGCTGTTTCCGAGGAGGTTTATCTTTCCCCGGCTGCGTTTCTGCCTGTACTGACACAGGTGCTTTCTTCCTCTAACGCAGACAATAAGTTGATTGAAAAAATTGCGGACGGTCTTTCGGTTATGGATAAGAACGCCGAAATTCAGCGTGACAAAAAAGGCGAAATTATTTATGACAAAGAGAGCAAAGACACCGAAATTGTGAAATTTGAGGAAGACATCGACACCTATATGGCGCGTGAAGTGCTGCCGCATATACCGGACGCTAAGGCATTCTTCGAGGAAAACCTCGCGGCGAAAAAGCCGGTCATCAAGACCGGTGCCGAGATTCCATTCACCCGCTATTTCTATAAATATCAACAGCCTACCCCCAGTGAAGAACTGGAAGAACGCTTTACTACGCTTGAACAATCGGTCAATGATCGCGTAGCAAAGCTGTTTGATTAA
- a CDS encoding restriction endonuclease subunit S, with translation MREMKDSGLQWLRKIPSNWELKKIKYTLKERIEKNNPIRTSDILSLTAKQGVIPYDEKEGGGNKPKEDVSAYRLAYPGDIVMNSMNILSGSVGLSRYFGCVSPVYYMLRPYSNEDDVRYFNYIFQTTVFQKSLFGLGNGILIKESGNGKLNTIRMRIPMDKFGNLVIPVATAQEQRIIADILDNKCSEIDSLIADIQSQIDTLEQYKRSVITEAVTKGLNLDAKLKDSGIPWCPVIPSHWSVTNPKALFYLRTQRAMVGDRQLTASQKLGIVFQDEFMEMENQKVVTVEKDFGILKHVEPNDFVISMRSFQGGLEYSEQRGCISSAYVMLIPNKDKVYPPFFRWFFKSNKYINALQSTTNLVRDGQALRYANFVKVPLFIIPTDEQKQIAQYLNEKCNQIDAVLEAKREQLTTLEEYKKSLIYEYVTGKKEVVV, from the coding sequence ATGAGAGAGATGAAAGACAGTGGGTTACAATGGCTCAGAAAAATTCCATCAAACTGGGAACTGAAAAAAATCAAATATACCCTAAAAGAACGTATAGAGAAAAACAATCCTATAAGAACATCTGATATTTTGTCGCTTACTGCAAAGCAGGGGGTTATTCCCTATGACGAAAAAGAAGGCGGTGGTAATAAGCCAAAAGAAGATGTGAGTGCATATAGATTGGCATATCCTGGTGATATAGTGATGAACAGCATGAACATTCTTTCTGGTTCGGTGGGATTGTCACGTTATTTCGGATGTGTAAGTCCAGTATATTATATGCTCAGACCGTATAGCAATGAAGACGACGTACGCTATTTCAACTATATTTTTCAGACTACCGTTTTTCAAAAAAGTTTATTTGGTCTCGGCAACGGTATTCTCATAAAAGAGTCTGGCAACGGTAAGTTAAACACGATTCGTATGCGAATACCGATGGACAAGTTCGGCAATTTGGTTATTCCAGTAGCAACAGCACAAGAACAACGAATTATTGCCGACATCCTCGATAACAAATGCTCCGAAATCGACAGTCTTATTGCCGATATCCAATCGCAGATTGACACCTTGGAGCAATATAAGCGTTCCGTTATCACCGAAGCGGTCACCAAGGGTCTCAACCTCGATGCGAAGTTAAAGGACAGCGGGATTCCGTGGTGTCCAGTTATTCCTTCGCATTGGAGTGTGACTAATCCCAAAGCTCTGTTTTATCTGAGAACTCAACGTGCAATGGTTGGCGACCGCCAGCTCACAGCGAGTCAGAAACTTGGAATTGTGTTTCAAGATGAGTTTATGGAGATGGAAAATCAAAAGGTTGTGACTGTGGAAAAAGACTTCGGAATTCTGAAGCACGTCGAGCCTAATGATTTTGTCATCAGTATGAGAAGTTTTCAAGGCGGTCTTGAGTATAGTGAACAGCGCGGCTGTATCAGTTCGGCTTATGTTATGCTGATACCCAATAAAGATAAAGTATATCCTCCGTTTTTTCGCTGGTTTTTCAAGTCTAACAAATACATAAACGCATTGCAAAGTACAACAAATCTTGTGCGCGACGGGCAAGCGTTGAGGTATGCTAATTTTGTAAAGGTTCCATTATTTATAATTCCCACAGATGAGCAAAAACAAATTGCTCAATATCTGAATGAAAAGTGCAATCAGATTGATGCTGTGCTTGAAGCAAAGCGCGAACAGCTCACAACCCTTGAGGAGTACAAGAAGTCTCTTATCTACGAATATGTCACAGGCAAAAAGGAGGTCGTAGTCTGA